The Paenibacillus sp. FSL H7-0357 nucleotide sequence TCCTGCGCCGGGATAAAGCCAAACCTCGGATAGAAATCGAGCACCGTATCATTGGCAAAAAGGTACATAAAATCAACCTGATTCGCATACTCCTCCACTACCCTATTCATCAGACTGGCAGACAAGCCCTTATGCCGGTAATCCGGATGCGTCATTACGGTTCCGATCTGGATCGCCTTTTTCTGCTGGCCGTCCATGATCAAGTCCAGCACATTGACTGAAACATTCGCAATCACCTGCTCATCCTCGATATAAGAAAAAGGAATATACCGTTCATTCCAGAACCCTTCCTGATACCACTGTTCGAAGCTTATTCCAAAGCTGCTGGCGGCAAGCCCGGACAGGCTCTTTCGGAGCACCTCATTTTCTTTGTAATCTTTCCTGAAAATAAATCCCTGCATAACTTGTACCCCTTTCAAAAAGCGTTGCTTAAAACAATTCTGCACGTCCCCAGCCAGTTCCTTTGTTGAATCGTCCATACGGCTAATTCGAACCTCTTGTCATGCTTGTCATGCCCGTCTGCATATTGCGGTGTTGTCCCTCATAGACATGTACTAATCAATGCATTCAAAACAGGTTAAGGGGATGATGTCATGCGCCGGATAACATGGGTACTCGCGATCATAATGAGCGTGGCCCTGGTGCTCGCGGGGTGCGGGAAGAAGGATGCCGCTTCCGTAGTCAAAGATTTGAACAATGTGTCTGACAAGCTGGAGAGCAAGCAGGGGGCCTACCAAGGTGCCGGCACGATGACCCTGTACACCGGCGAACAGCCGCAGGAGTACAAGGTGGAGGTGTGGTACAAAAATCCTTCCTACTACCGGATTAGCCTCTCCAATGTCCAGAAGGATGTAACGCAGATTGTTCTGCGCAATGATGAAGGGGTGTTCGTGCTGACACCGAGTCTGGGCAAGAGCTTCCGCTTCCAGAGCGATTGGCCGGATAGCCAAGGCCAGGTGTATTTGTACCAGACACTGCTCAACAGTATTGTCTCTGATAACAACCGCCAGTTTACGGTGGATGGGGACAACTATGTGTTTGAAGTCGCGGCAAATTACCAGAGCAGCGCACTGGTACGCCAAAAAATATGGCTGACCAAAAAGACCTATGAACCGAAACAGGTGCAGGTCTCCGACTCCGAGGCCAAGGTTGTGGTCGATGTGAAGTTCGACAGCTTCAAGTTTGATCCGGAGCTCAATAAGGATTCTTTTGATATGCAAAGAAATATGGCGAACGGTACTCCTTCCGAAAGCACGGTAGCCGAGGTTGATGAGAACGGCAATCCGGTGGCTGCACCGGAGGACAAGGAACAGGCAGATCAGCCGGTTGCTGCGGAGCTTGGCGATTTCGGCATCATTGAACCGGAGTATATTCCTGCCGGTGTAGAATTTAAGGACAGCCACAAAATCGAGGATAGCAAGGATCATTCAGCAATCCTCCGTTATGACGGAATTTACCAGTATACGATTATGGAAGCCCGTCCGCTGGACCACACGGTATCGCTGGTTCCGGGAAAGGTAATCGATCTTGGCTTTACCGCAGGGCTTCTGAGCGGCGATGAACAGCTGACTCTGACCTGGATGAACGACGGCGTGGAATTCCGCATTACCAGTGCGAACCTTCCGAAGTCCGAAATGATGCAAATTGCCGCTTCTATGGCGGAACAATCGGGTAAGTAATATTCAGTAGGCGGATACTGCGCATTGTGGGAGCCCATTCCTCTACAAGCCGTATCCGCTTTTTACTTATTTTTGCCGTTAACCGCCCCTTTGGAGGACCAATCAGCAAGATAGCTGTACTTACATTGACAGCCGCCTTCCATTAGCATTACCATTGGCAGTAAGACTTGTGGTTCCATACGACAATCACAGAGATGTTTTACTACAATGTAAGAAGGTGACCCTGAAGTGCAAGTAAGCTATCGACCTACAGTAGCCGAGATTAATCTGGATGATCTGCGTGCCAATTACGAAGCCTTTCGTGCGGCCTTGCTGCCGGAGACTAAGTTTATGGGATGCGTCAAAGGAAATGCGTACGGCCATGGAGCAGTGGAAGTGACGCGGGAGCTTGAACGACTCGGAGCGGATTATGTTAGTGTAGCCTTTTTGGATGAGGCATTGGAGCTGCGTCAGGCGGGAATACTAATTCCTATTCTGGTGCTCGGCTACACCTCGCCGGAAGGAATAGCCGTTGCCTGGGAGTACAATATAACCGTAACACTGTTCACACCGGATGTACTGGAGGCAATAAGAAGGCTTCCTATAGATCCGGAGCACCGGCTGAAGGTGCATATCAAGATTGACAGCGGGATGGGAAGGCTGGGATTGCTGCCGGCTGACGCGCCCGGTTTCATCGCTGAAGTGCATTCTGTAGCGCAGGCGGAGCTGGAGGGTATGTTTACCCATTTTGCCAAGGCAGACGAAGAAAACAAAAGCTATACACTGATGCAGTACCGGCGGTTCATGAGCGTGGCGGAAACGCTTCGGGACAGAGAGATTGAAATCCCGATCATACATACGGGCAATAGCGCTACGGCCATTGATACACCTCTTCTATCCAGTAACATGGTGCGTGTAGGCATAAGCTTGTACGGATTTTATCCATCGACTGAGGTTAGCCGTACAAAGGTGGCTTTACACCCGGTAATGACGCTGAAGACGCAGGCAGTTTTTGTCAAGACCCTGCCGCCCGATTGGGGCATCAGCTACGGCACCCGTTACTTCACAGACAGCGAAGAGATCATTGCTACGCTGCCAGTGGGGTACGCAGACGGATATTCCCGCATGCTGACAGGCAAAGCGGAGGTGCTAATACGTGGACGTCGCGTTCCTGTCGTCGGAACGATCTGCATGGACCAGTGTATGGTATCGCTCAAATCTTTCGCTGAAGAAGCGGAACAAATCAAAGCTGGCGAAGAGGTTGTACTCATCGGAAGCCAGGCTGGCGTGTCCATCACGGCAGACGAACTGGCGCTCCATTTGGGAACGATTCACTACGAGGTAATCTGTATGCTGGCCCACCGGGTGCCCCGCGTATATGTGCGTGAGGGTGCTACTCCGAACCTGGTGAATCCCCTGCTGCAGGCTTGATGTTCTTACTGTGTAACTTTTACAGGAATCGATAAAGGAAGCTGAACCGTAAAGACCTATGTGACTTATGGTCTATACGAACCGCCATTTCTAGTTTATAATGGGATGCAGCATACTTGATATACTGGTTGCATATATTCCTTGTATAAAATTCCTTGTATATTGTAACACTGAAACACAAGGGCAGAAGGTTTGTGGGGGTGGAAGAGAAGGTGGCCAATTTGCAGAACACCAAAAGAATTATGATCAGCTTGCCCGATCATCTCTTACAGGAAGTGGATGGGATCGCTCAATTGGAGAACTCTAACCGGAGTGAATTGATTAGGCAGGCCATGAAGCTGTATTTAAGCGAACGGAGGAAACGCATCATTCGTGAGTCCATGCAGCGGGGCTATATGGAAATGGCCAAGATCAATTTGACGATGGCATGCGAGGCCTTTCTCGCTGAGGAAGATGCAGACAGTACTCTTGGCCGCTTAGTAAGCGGGGTGTAGATATTGATCGTTAAACGCGGCGACGTTTTTTTTGCCGACCTTTCGCCTGTTGTAGGTTCAGAACAAGGCGGAGTACGGCCGGTACTGATTATTCAGAACGATATTGGCAACCGTTTCAGCCCGACGGTGATTGTGGCAGCCATCACTGCCCAGATCCAGAAGGCCAAACTGCCGACGCACGTGGAAATTGATGCGGCAGCCCACGGCTTTGACCGGGATTCCGTTATTCTCCTCGAGCAGGTTCGGACAATTGACAAGCAACGCTTGACCGATAAGATCACCCACCTTGACGATGATACAATGAAGAAAGTGGATGATTCGCTGCAAATCAGTCTGGGCCTGATCGATTTCTAAATCAGGCAGGGCTACATAGTATAGAATGTGTAATGGAGGCACGTCCGGTGTATAATCCGGCGTGCCTTTTTAATTGTATGGAAACTGTATACGAATCTGTGGCTTAAATGTCTTCACTTTAAACAATAGCTATGCTACAATTGGACCGGACGGTCGGGTTAAGGAGGTGGTCGGAATTAAAGGACGTTCTGACGGAGAAGAAACGAAAAAGCGGATAGTGCTAAAGGCAACACAGTTATTTGTTCAGAAAGGTTTTGCAGCGGTGACCATGAACGAAGTCTGTACGGCGGCCAAGGTGAGCAAAGGGAGTTTATATCACCATTTTCCGAGTAAAGATGAACTGTTTCTATATGTAGTAGAAGACGATACCGAGCAGTGGCTCAGCGATTGGGAGCAGAAACGGAACGGAATCAGCGGCATCGAGGAACGTTTCTATGCATTAGGCGAGCATTATGCGAAAGATTTTCAGAATCCGCTGATCCGCGCGCTTGAGGAATACGCCAGATCCCGGCCTCATTCAGAAGAGGTTCAACAGCGTCTCTCCCGGCTCTACGAATCGGCATCACAAGCCTGCCGTAATCTGCTGCAGGAGGGTATGGACACTGGGTACCTGGTCAAGGGCAACCTGGACAATTACGTAATTATTGTAAGTGGCTTGCTGGAGGGAATCAGCAGAGTCAGCGAGATTACAGTTCTGGCCAGCGCGCCGGAGGATATCATGGAGTATTACCGGGATGCCATACGGCTGCTGCTGCAGGGGATACGTACCGGATAGGCATTGAGAATAAGCGTGCCTGTGAAGACAGAGCACTGCTATACGCAGGGGCCGGTTTTATTTTATTGCAGGATTGAGCCCAAAAAATTAGTTTGAGGAAGTTGTTTTTTATTTACCCTTAATTAGACCGGATGGTCGGTCTTGTGTGTCTTATTTAAGGTTTTTCATTTGTAGAATAAAAGGTATGGCAACTGACGGATAAGCGGATATTTAACTATAAGATAAATAGAACCACCCCTACTTGAGGATTTGGTTGCGGGAATACGGAGGTTATTGCAATGTCATTACTGCTAAGAAACCGGGGCGCTATGCTGCTCCTTATGCTGAATATTTTTCTGGCGTTTACAGGCATCGGACTGGTTGTTCCGATAATGCCTACTTATATGAATGAGCTGCAGATCGGAGGCAGTGTTGTCGGGTTGCTGGTGGCCGCCTTCTCTGTAACCCAGTTGATTGTGTCACCGTTTGCCG carries:
- a CDS encoding outer membrane lipoprotein-sorting protein; translation: MRRITWVLAIIMSVALVLAGCGKKDAASVVKDLNNVSDKLESKQGAYQGAGTMTLYTGEQPQEYKVEVWYKNPSYYRISLSNVQKDVTQIVLRNDEGVFVLTPSLGKSFRFQSDWPDSQGQVYLYQTLLNSIVSDNNRQFTVDGDNYVFEVAANYQSSALVRQKIWLTKKTYEPKQVQVSDSEAKVVVDVKFDSFKFDPELNKDSFDMQRNMANGTPSESTVAEVDENGNPVAAPEDKEQADQPVAAELGDFGIIEPEYIPAGVEFKDSHKIEDSKDHSAILRYDGIYQYTIMEARPLDHTVSLVPGKVIDLGFTAGLLSGDEQLTLTWMNDGVEFRITSANLPKSEMMQIAASMAEQSGK
- the alr gene encoding alanine racemase, which codes for MQVSYRPTVAEINLDDLRANYEAFRAALLPETKFMGCVKGNAYGHGAVEVTRELERLGADYVSVAFLDEALELRQAGILIPILVLGYTSPEGIAVAWEYNITVTLFTPDVLEAIRRLPIDPEHRLKVHIKIDSGMGRLGLLPADAPGFIAEVHSVAQAELEGMFTHFAKADEENKSYTLMQYRRFMSVAETLRDREIEIPIIHTGNSATAIDTPLLSSNMVRVGISLYGFYPSTEVSRTKVALHPVMTLKTQAVFVKTLPPDWGISYGTRYFTDSEEIIATLPVGYADGYSRMLTGKAEVLIRGRRVPVVGTICMDQCMVSLKSFAEEAEQIKAGEEVVLIGSQAGVSITADELALHLGTIHYEVICMLAHRVPRVYVREGATPNLVNPLLQA
- a CDS encoding CopG family ribbon-helix-helix protein, producing the protein MANLQNTKRIMISLPDHLLQEVDGIAQLENSNRSELIRQAMKLYLSERRKRIIRESMQRGYMEMAKINLTMACEAFLAEEDADSTLGRLVSGV
- a CDS encoding type II toxin-antitoxin system PemK/MazF family toxin — translated: MIVKRGDVFFADLSPVVGSEQGGVRPVLIIQNDIGNRFSPTVIVAAITAQIQKAKLPTHVEIDAAAHGFDRDSVILLEQVRTIDKQRLTDKITHLDDDTMKKVDDSLQISLGLIDF
- a CDS encoding TetR/AcrR family transcriptional regulator, encoding MVGIKGRSDGEETKKRIVLKATQLFVQKGFAAVTMNEVCTAAKVSKGSLYHHFPSKDELFLYVVEDDTEQWLSDWEQKRNGISGIEERFYALGEHYAKDFQNPLIRALEEYARSRPHSEEVQQRLSRLYESASQACRNLLQEGMDTGYLVKGNLDNYVIIVSGLLEGISRVSEITVLASAPEDIMEYYRDAIRLLLQGIRTG